One stretch of Bacteroidota bacterium DNA includes these proteins:
- a CDS encoding HlyC/CorC family transporter, producing MDSWLIIAISLAFSAFFSGIEIAFISANKLRIELESKQDVITSKIISTFFLSNPSRFIGTMLVGNNIALVIYGITMAKILEPLISRYLSSELSLLISQTIISTLVILITAEFLPKALFRINPNKILGFFAIIVLMLHFILYPIVFFTVGISEFLLKNVFRVKLVQGRMVFNRIDLDNYIKGISTQEDEKEERDHEIQIFQNALDFSSRKVRDSMIPRTEIEALDVECHMDELKQKFIETGLSKILIYRETIDEIIGYVHSYEMFRKPTTIKSVLLPVLIVPETMPAQVALSLFIQQRKSIAVVVDEFGGTAGMLTIEDIMEEIFGEIEDEHDTEELEDIKISDTEYSFAARLEIDYLNDEYKLDLPVSDEYETLAGLIITHYGGIPEQDAEIRVGDLLFIIKQVSETRIEKVKLHILDHIK from the coding sequence ATGGATAGTTGGTTAATTATTGCCATTTCCTTAGCTTTTTCAGCTTTTTTTTCTGGTATTGAAATTGCCTTCATTTCTGCCAATAAACTTCGCATTGAACTCGAAAGCAAGCAGGATGTAATTACTTCTAAAATAATATCTACTTTTTTTCTTTCCAATCCTTCTCGCTTTATTGGCACTATGCTGGTTGGAAATAACATTGCTCTGGTTATTTATGGTATTACAATGGCCAAAATACTCGAGCCCCTTATTTCCCGATATTTAAGCTCTGAGCTTTCCCTTCTCATTTCTCAAACCATTATTTCCACTCTTGTAATCCTTATCACGGCTGAATTTCTTCCTAAAGCATTATTTCGTATTAACCCCAATAAAATTCTAGGTTTCTTTGCTATTATAGTTTTGATGTTGCATTTTATTCTCTATCCTATCGTTTTTTTTACTGTAGGAATTTCTGAATTCCTTTTAAAGAATGTTTTTAGGGTTAAACTTGTTCAGGGCAGAATGGTCTTTAATCGCATTGACCTTGACAATTACATAAAAGGAATTTCCACTCAGGAGGATGAGAAGGAGGAAAGGGATCATGAAATTCAGATCTTCCAAAATGCCCTGGATTTTTCAAGCCGTAAAGTAAGGGATAGCATGATTCCACGCACAGAAATCGAAGCACTTGATGTGGAGTGCCACATGGATGAATTAAAGCAAAAATTTATTGAAACCGGCTTGTCTAAAATACTTATTTATCGGGAAACTATTGATGAGATTATTGGATATGTTCATTCCTATGAAATGTTTAGAAAACCAACAACTATAAAATCTGTTTTATTGCCAGTTTTAATAGTTCCTGAAACCATGCCTGCGCAGGTTGCATTAAGTTTATTTATACAACAAAGAAAAAGCATAGCCGTTGTAGTTGATGAGTTTGGAGGTACAGCAGGAATGCTAACTATTGAAGATATTATGGAGGAGATTTTTGGTGAAATTGAGGATGAACATGATACGGAAGAACTCGAGGATATAAAGATTTCAGATACTGAATATTCTTTTGCCGCACGTTTAGAAATAGATTACCTGAACGATGAATATAAATTGGATCTCCCGGTTTCGGATGAGTATGAAACACTAGCAGGTTTAATTATTACTCATTACGGAGGTATTCCTGAACAGGATGCTGAAATAAGAGTAGGAGATTTGTTGTTTATTATTAAACAAGTCAGTGAAACCCGTATTGAAAAGGTTAAACTGCATATTTTAGATCATATAAAGTAA
- a CDS encoding SurA N-terminal domain-containing protein encodes MSVLSTIREKSTLLLIIIGGALVAFILGDVLSSGERLFSSNSNNIGEIAGQTISAQEFEQRLQKMEENYRLNTGSSSIDESTRESLRQQAWNQALNEIIMEEEYRGVGIKVTSQELYELVAGSDPHPTVQRAFSDPSSGTFDKNRVLSFLKTMDEDPSGATKIRWIEFERGIKQERMNEKYNDLIKKGLYIPTKLAHHEYLAKQKNASLQYVVKRYSEITDSEITFNEDDLKKYHKEHQKEFDQEKSRKIEFVVFDVVPSKEDLAKAEKAIMELKDDFAASIDDSSFIKMYSDGGLQIEVLGENQLPAELVELFHAEKGSIKGPYKEEQSFKIAKVVDQVFVPDSVRARHILIPVQEGNTEAALAKADSLKKLIKGGKKFAEMAEKHSEDFGSAAKGGDLEWFTEGTMVKPFNDAVFYGKKGDMPIVVSQFGVHLIEITGRSTENKRVKFAFIEKNIEAGPNTFQDYYIAASEFANKNKSLEAFDKAVSEKGLNKRIADNIKPGDRMIAGVEQSRELVRWAFKEKQGSISKPFEFEDKFIVASLVEVREEGVASLDQVKEQVEKAVIKEKKAEKLMQELNTALASSNSIEEVATKVNAKSESADNINFSSFSIPGIGREPKIVGTAFGIQKDVISSPVKGETGVFVIKVTAINSPAEITDYSEHKNKLSSNLTNRVGYEAFEALKENAKVTDNRYKFY; translated from the coding sequence ATGTCAGTTTTAAGTACAATAAGAGAAAAATCAACATTACTCCTAATAATTATTGGAGGAGCCCTGGTGGCATTTATCCTAGGTGACGTTCTGAGTTCAGGAGAACGTTTGTTTTCGAGTAACAGTAACAATATCGGTGAAATTGCCGGTCAAACTATTTCTGCCCAGGAGTTTGAGCAAAGACTTCAAAAAATGGAGGAAAACTACAGGCTGAATACAGGTAGTTCCTCAATTGATGAATCAACCAGGGAATCTCTAAGGCAACAAGCCTGGAATCAAGCCCTGAATGAAATAATAATGGAGGAGGAATACAGAGGAGTAGGTATTAAAGTTACCTCGCAGGAGTTGTATGAGCTGGTTGCAGGATCTGATCCTCATCCTACCGTTCAAAGAGCCTTTTCTGATCCTAGCTCCGGAACATTTGACAAGAACAGAGTTTTGAGTTTTTTGAAAACAATGGATGAAGATCCCTCTGGCGCTACAAAAATCAGGTGGATTGAATTTGAAAGAGGAATAAAGCAGGAAAGAATGAATGAGAAGTACAATGATCTTATTAAAAAAGGATTGTATATACCAACCAAACTTGCTCATCATGAATACTTGGCTAAGCAGAAAAATGCCAGTTTGCAATATGTTGTAAAAAGATATTCTGAAATAACAGATTCTGAAATTACTTTTAATGAGGATGATTTAAAAAAATACCACAAGGAACATCAAAAGGAATTTGATCAGGAAAAATCAAGAAAAATTGAATTTGTGGTTTTTGATGTTGTTCCTTCTAAAGAAGATTTGGCTAAAGCTGAAAAAGCAATTATGGAGTTAAAAGATGACTTTGCAGCCAGCATAGATGATTCATCATTTATTAAAATGTACTCAGATGGAGGGCTTCAAATTGAAGTTTTAGGTGAAAATCAATTGCCTGCTGAATTAGTTGAACTTTTTCATGCTGAAAAAGGCTCGATTAAAGGTCCCTACAAAGAGGAGCAATCCTTTAAAATTGCTAAAGTAGTGGATCAGGTTTTTGTACCGGATTCTGTTCGTGCACGTCACATTTTAATTCCTGTTCAAGAAGGTAATACTGAAGCAGCGCTTGCAAAGGCAGATTCATTAAAAAAACTTATTAAAGGGGGTAAGAAATTTGCAGAAATGGCAGAAAAACATTCTGAGGATTTTGGATCAGCTGCAAAAGGTGGAGATTTAGAATGGTTTACCGAAGGTACGATGGTTAAGCCTTTTAACGATGCTGTTTTTTATGGCAAAAAAGGGGATATGCCCATTGTGGTTTCTCAATTTGGCGTTCACTTAATTGAAATTACCGGCAGATCGACAGAAAACAAAAGAGTGAAATTTGCTTTCATTGAAAAAAATATTGAAGCAGGACCAAATACCTTCCAGGATTATTATATTGCTGCGAGTGAATTTGCAAACAAAAACAAATCATTGGAAGCATTTGATAAAGCAGTTTCCGAAAAAGGTCTTAACAAAAGAATAGCAGATAACATAAAGCCAGGTGACAGAATGATTGCAGGTGTGGAGCAATCAAGAGAATTGGTTAGATGGGCTTTTAAAGAAAAACAAGGAAGCATTTCCAAACCTTTTGAATTTGAAGATAAATTTATTGTAGCTTCTTTAGTTGAAGTTAGGGAAGAAGGAGTGGCCAGCCTTGATCAGGTAAAAGAACAAGTGGAAAAAGCAGTTATTAAGGAAAAGAAAGCTGAAAAGTTAATGCAGGAATTAAATACTGCTTTAGCATCTTCAAATTCAATTGAGGAAGTAGCAACTAAAGTAAATGCTAAATCAGAATCTGCCGATAATATTAATTTTTCCTCCTTTTCAATTCCTGGAATTGGTCGTGAACCTAAGATAGTTGGTACAGCCTTTGGAATTCAAAAGGATGTTATTTCATCACCTGTTAAGGGTGAAACAGGAGTTTTTGTTATCAAAGTAACAGCAATTAACTCTCCAGCAGAAATTACAGACTATTCAGAACATAAAAACAAACTTTCTTCAAACCTTACAAACAGAGTTGGTTATGAAGCTTTTGAAGCATTGAAGGAGAATGCAAAAGTTACCGACAACAGATATAAATTCTACTAA
- the rodA gene encoding rod shape-determining protein RodA, giving the protein MRNQKSIASQIDWVTVLLYLLLVLLGWINIYAAVYNDEHQSIFDLSQNYGRQLIWIVTSILLFSVILIIDAEFYTTFAYPIYGVILLILISVIFLGVEINGSRSWFAIGDFRVQPAEFAKFATCLALSKFLSNINIKMEDIKTKLIAGLIIAVPPLIIIGQNETGSALVFGAFVFVLYREGLSGNYLLLGLLSISLFILALLFDKIILVSILAGISLVMILLVKKKASKIIPIILFFLLSSIVVYSVDYLFETKLQPHQKNRINVLLGKEMDLKGAGYNVNQSKIAIGSGGLTGKGFLQGTQTKYNFVPEQSTDFIFCTIGEEWGFLGSTLVIGLFIILLMRLLVIAERQRSPFSRIYGYGVASIIFFHMVINIGMTIGLAPVIGIPLPFFSYGGSSLWSFTILLFIFLKLDSSRLNILN; this is encoded by the coding sequence ATGAGAAATCAGAAAAGCATAGCTTCACAAATTGACTGGGTTACGGTTTTGCTATACCTGTTGTTGGTTTTATTGGGATGGATAAATATCTATGCTGCAGTTTATAATGATGAACACCAAAGTATATTTGACCTTAGTCAAAATTATGGAAGGCAATTAATATGGATTGTAACTTCAATATTACTATTTAGTGTAATTCTAATTATTGATGCTGAATTTTATACCACATTTGCCTATCCCATATACGGGGTAATCTTATTAATTTTAATAAGTGTAATCTTTTTGGGCGTAGAAATAAATGGCTCAAGATCGTGGTTTGCAATTGGAGATTTTCGTGTTCAACCTGCTGAATTCGCAAAATTTGCCACTTGCCTTGCTCTGTCCAAATTCTTAAGCAACATCAATATTAAGATGGAAGATATTAAAACAAAGCTTATTGCAGGATTAATTATTGCAGTACCACCATTAATAATTATCGGACAAAATGAAACGGGAAGCGCACTTGTTTTTGGAGCATTTGTTTTTGTTTTATACCGCGAAGGCTTATCAGGAAATTACCTTCTTTTGGGACTACTTTCGATAAGCTTGTTTATTTTAGCCTTACTTTTTGATAAAATTATTCTTGTTTCTATTCTCGCTGGGATTTCTTTAGTGATGATATTGCTTGTAAAGAAAAAAGCAAGCAAAATTATTCCTATAATCTTGTTTTTTCTTTTATCCTCAATTGTAGTGTACTCCGTGGATTATCTTTTTGAAACAAAACTTCAACCGCATCAAAAAAACAGGATTAATGTATTATTGGGAAAGGAGATGGATTTAAAAGGGGCAGGTTATAATGTAAACCAATCTAAAATAGCCATAGGATCAGGCGGATTAACGGGAAAGGGCTTTTTACAGGGTACGCAAACCAAATACAATTTTGTTCCTGAACAAAGTACCGATTTTATTTTTTGTACCATTGGTGAGGAATGGGGCTTTCTAGGCAGTACCCTTGTAATTGGTTTATTTATCATCCTGCTTATGCGGCTGCTTGTTATTGCCGAGAGGCAACGTTCCCCATTCAGTCGAATTTATGGTTATGGAGTAGCCTCAATTATATTTTTCCACATGGTAATTAATATTGGTATGACAATAGGCCTTGCTCCCGTAATTGGAATTCCTCTTCCTTTTTTTAGCTACGGTGGTTCTTCACTTTGGTCCTTTACCATTCTGCTTTTCATTTTTCTGAAACTGGATTCCAGCAGACTGAATATTTTAAATTAG
- the mrdA gene encoding penicillin-binding protein 2 translates to MKTNYADRKYVIYIIFMIIGIVFSLRLFYLQVIDDKYKLDADNNVLRYVIEYPTRGMVYDRYGKLLVYNEAAYDLMIIPRQVKNIDTLEFCSLIGISIESFIDKINKAKAYSYYKPTVFTSQYSSQSYARMQESLYRFPGFYVQKRTLRYYPEKIAAHLLGYVGEVNNKVTEENHYYRSGDYIGISGLEKSYEDDLRGKKGLRVVMVDVHNREKGSFRNGTYDSTAIAGKSLTTTIDAQLQAYGDKLMQNKTGSIVAIEPSTGEILALITTPSYDPNLLVGRDRSYNYQKLAQDTLKPLFNRALMASYPPGSTFKLVNALIVQQEGILNENSRISCSFTVGSKSVKCHPHPSPANIIQSVQYSCNPFYCQVFTRIINKYPTTEKGYNVWKEHINSFGFGVKLESDLANVLKGFVPAAEYYDRYHGKGRWKASSVYSLGIGQGEMGVTPLQMANYVAILANRGFYYSPHIVKAINGEANTHFNTKNHTTVEPKYFDLVIEGMYQVVEAGTGRGGKIPGIPFCGKTGTAENPHGKDHSIYIAFAPKDNPKIAIAVYVENAGFGATWAVPIASLMIEKYINGEITRPAIEKRMFEGNLISLK, encoded by the coding sequence ATGAAAACTAATTACGCAGATAGAAAATATGTAATCTATATCATTTTTATGATAATAGGTATAGTGTTTTCATTGCGCTTGTTTTACCTTCAGGTAATTGATGATAAATATAAACTTGATGCAGATAACAATGTATTAAGGTATGTGATAGAATATCCAACCCGGGGGATGGTATATGACCGTTATGGAAAATTATTGGTATATAATGAGGCTGCCTATGATTTGATGATAATTCCCCGTCAAGTTAAAAACATTGATACGCTTGAATTTTGTAGCCTTATTGGTATTAGCATTGAATCATTTATCGATAAAATAAACAAGGCCAAGGCTTATTCCTATTATAAACCGACAGTATTTACCAGTCAATATTCTTCCCAATCCTATGCTCGCATGCAAGAGAGCCTTTATCGTTTCCCGGGATTTTATGTTCAAAAAAGGACACTACGTTATTATCCCGAAAAGATAGCAGCTCATTTATTGGGATATGTTGGGGAGGTGAACAACAAGGTTACGGAAGAAAATCATTATTACCGATCAGGGGATTATATTGGTATTAGTGGTCTTGAAAAATCTTACGAAGATGATTTAAGGGGTAAAAAAGGCCTACGGGTGGTTATGGTGGATGTGCATAACAGGGAAAAAGGCAGTTTCAGGAATGGCACCTATGATTCAACTGCTATTGCCGGAAAAAGCCTAACCACAACCATTGATGCCCAATTGCAGGCTTATGGAGATAAATTAATGCAAAACAAAACAGGTAGTATAGTAGCAATTGAACCTTCCACTGGCGAAATTCTTGCCCTTATTACTACTCCTTCTTACGACCCCAATCTTCTTGTTGGTCGTGATAGATCCTACAACTACCAAAAGTTGGCCCAAGACACTTTAAAACCCTTGTTTAATCGTGCTTTGATGGCATCTTACCCACCTGGATCTACCTTTAAATTAGTAAATGCTTTAATCGTACAACAGGAAGGAATTCTTAACGAAAATTCGCGCATTTCCTGTAGTTTTACTGTAGGAAGCAAAAGCGTAAAATGTCATCCTCATCCCTCTCCTGCCAATATTATTCAATCGGTTCAGTATTCATGTAACCCTTTTTATTGCCAGGTTTTCACCCGAATAATTAATAAATACCCAACAACCGAAAAGGGTTATAATGTATGGAAAGAGCATATAAACAGTTTTGGTTTTGGTGTAAAACTTGAATCTGACCTGGCAAATGTGTTAAAGGGATTTGTGCCTGCTGCTGAGTATTATGATCGTTATCACGGAAAAGGTAGATGGAAGGCATCATCTGTATATTCCTTGGGAATAGGGCAGGGTGAAATGGGAGTAACACCTTTACAAATGGCCAACTATGTTGCCATTTTAGCAAATCGTGGTTTTTATTATAGCCCCCATATTGTAAAGGCAATTAACGGAGAAGCAAATACTCATTTCAACACAAAAAATCATACTACAGTAGAACCAAAATATTTCGACCTGGTTATAGAGGGTATGTATCAGGTGGTTGAGGCCGGAACTGGAAGAGGTGGAAAGATTCCGGGTATTCCATTTTGCGGAAAAACAGGAACTGCAGAAAACCCCCATGGGAAAGACCACTCCATATATATTGCATTTGCGCCTAAAGACAACCCCAAAATCGCTATAGCAGTGTATGTTGAAAATGCCGGATTTGGAGCAACATGGGCCGTGCCTATTGCCAGTTTAATGATTGAAAAATACATTAACGGGGAAATAACCCGGCCTGCAATAGAAAAAAGAATGTTTGAAGGCAATTTAATATCCCTGAAATGA
- the mreD gene encoding rod shape-determining protein MreD, producing the protein MTINLLKNISRFFILVLVQILVLNNIQLSGYVNPYLYVLFILMLPLDIPKWMLLVFSFLLGLSVDVFSNSSGMHAAAATFMAYCRPFVLDIIKPRGGYEFTSEPTINDMGHNWFVAYSGILILLHHLVYFFIEIFRFGELFSIFSRIILSSAFTLILVVIVQLLFTKSKTT; encoded by the coding sequence ATGACAATTAATCTTTTAAAAAACATTTCCCGTTTCTTTATTCTGGTGTTGGTTCAAATACTTGTTCTTAACAACATTCAGTTAAGTGGGTATGTGAATCCTTATCTTTATGTTTTGTTCATACTAATGCTTCCTTTGGATATTCCCAAATGGATGCTACTTGTATTCTCATTTTTGTTAGGATTAAGCGTTGATGTTTTTTCAAATTCTTCCGGAATGCATGCAGCCGCTGCAACTTTTATGGCATATTGCAGGCCATTTGTGCTTGATATTATTAAACCCAGGGGAGGGTATGAATTCACTTCAGAACCTACTATAAACGACATGGGCCATAATTGGTTTGTAGCCTATTCAGGAATCCTGATCCTATTGCATCACCTTGTTTATTTTTTCATTGAAATATTCCGCTTTGGAGAGTTGTTCTCTATTTTTTCAAGGATTATTTTAAGCAGTGCTTTTACCTTAATTCTTGTAGTAATTGTACAACTTCTTTTTACTAAATCAAAAACAACCTGA
- the mreC gene encoding rod shape-determining protein MreC, which yields MRSLISFLWKNNNFFLFLFLEVSAFYLIVANSKFHNTGFFNSSNYISANVYHLFDDVTGYINLKKSNQLLAQENARLLSQSTSSFIENISFVTRVEDSSYKQKYTYQEAKVINNSVNRRNNYITLDKGSNHGIKPLMGVIAPDGIVGIVKDVSDNFCTVLSLLHKSATISSKIKKSGYLGSVVWEGGDSRVVTMYDVPKHAVLIIGDTVVTSGASAIFPDNVSIGIIEDIYLKEGNNFYIIKLNLFTDFARLSYVYVVDNLMKQEQYKLEEKTQNDN from the coding sequence ATGCGTAGTTTAATAAGCTTTCTTTGGAAGAATAACAATTTCTTCTTGTTTCTTTTTTTGGAGGTTTCAGCATTTTATTTAATTGTAGCAAATAGCAAATTTCACAATACAGGTTTTTTCAATTCTTCTAATTATATATCCGCTAATGTTTATCATCTTTTTGATGATGTAACCGGATATATAAACCTAAAGAAATCAAATCAGCTCCTGGCCCAAGAAAATGCCAGACTTTTATCCCAATCCACTTCTTCCTTTATTGAAAATATAAGCTTTGTAACAAGGGTGGAGGATTCATCTTACAAACAAAAATACACTTACCAGGAGGCGAAGGTTATAAACAATTCAGTGAATCGCAGAAACAATTACATCACTCTTGACAAGGGCAGCAATCATGGCATAAAGCCTTTGATGGGAGTAATTGCGCCTGATGGAATTGTAGGAATTGTAAAAGATGTTTCGGATAATTTTTGCACAGTATTATCATTACTCCACAAAAGTGCTACAATTAGCAGCAAAATCAAAAAATCGGGCTATTTGGGCTCTGTAGTTTGGGAGGGAGGAGATTCAAGAGTTGTTACTATGTATGATGTTCCAAAACATGCCGTTTTAATTATAGGAGACACTGTAGTAACCAGCGGGGCATCAGCTATATTTCCTGACAATGTTAGTATAGGAATAATCGAGGATATTTATTTAAAAGAAGGAAATAATTTTTACATTATAAAGCTTAATCTTTTTACAGACTTTGCAAGATTATCTTATGTTTATGTGGTTGATAATTTAATGAAGCAAGAGCAATACAAACTGGAAGAAAAAACACAAAATGACAATTAA
- a CDS encoding rod shape-determining protein — protein MGFFDLFTQEIAIDLGTANTLIIFNDKVVVDEPSIVAIDRTTGKVIAVGKKAMQMHGKTHENIKTIRPLKDGVIADFHAAEHMIREMIKMINPGRKLFTPSLKMVICIPSGITEVEKRAVRDSAEHAGGKEVYLIHEPMAAAIGIGIDVEEPMGNMIIDIGGGTSEIAVIALGGIVCDKSIRVAGDEFTSDIEDYMRRQHNILIGERSAERIKIEVGAAMPDIDNPPPDYAVHGRDLMTGIPKEIYVSYSEIAHALDKSIAKIEEAILSALEMTPPELSADIYRTGIYMAGGGSLLRGLNKRIALKTKLPVHVAEDPLRAVARGTGIALKNIEKFPFLIR, from the coding sequence ATGGGATTTTTTGATTTATTTACACAGGAAATTGCAATTGACCTGGGAACTGCCAACACTTTAATTATTTTTAATGATAAAGTGGTAGTTGATGAGCCATCCATTGTGGCAATTGATCGTACAACGGGCAAGGTTATTGCCGTTGGTAAAAAAGCCATGCAAATGCATGGAAAAACCCATGAAAACATTAAAACCATCCGACCACTTAAAGACGGTGTAATTGCAGATTTTCACGCTGCAGAACACATGATAAGAGAGATGATAAAAATGATAAATCCTGGAAGAAAATTATTTACACCTTCCTTAAAAATGGTGATTTGTATTCCATCAGGTATTACAGAGGTTGAAAAAAGGGCTGTGCGTGACTCTGCTGAACATGCCGGGGGAAAAGAAGTTTACCTTATTCATGAACCCATGGCAGCAGCCATTGGCATTGGCATCGATGTAGAAGAACCAATGGGAAATATGATTATTGATATTGGTGGAGGAACATCTGAAATCGCTGTAATTGCATTGGGTGGTATAGTTTGCGATAAATCCATAAGGGTAGCCGGAGATGAATTCACCAGCGATATTGAAGATTACATGAGAAGGCAACACAATATTTTAATTGGTGAACGCTCTGCGGAAAGGATAAAAATAGAAGTTGGAGCTGCCATGCCGGATATTGACAATCCTCCCCCTGATTATGCAGTTCATGGGCGAGATTTAATGACTGGAATTCCAAAGGAAATTTATGTTTCATATTCAGAAATAGCACATGCACTTGACAAATCAATTGCTAAAATTGAAGAAGCAATTTTAAGTGCATTGGAAATGACTCCACCCGAATTATCGGCTGATATTTACCGTACGGGTATTTACATGGCAGGAGGCGGATCCCTGTTACGGGGGTTAAATAAACGAATAGCACTTAAAACAAAATTACCTGTTCATGTAGCTGAGGATCCTTTACGTGCGGTTGCAAGAGGGACAGGAATTGCGCTAAAAAACATAGAAAAATTTCCTTTTCTTATCAGGTAA
- the purH gene encoding bifunctional phosphoribosylaminoimidazolecarboxamide formyltransferase/IMP cyclohydrolase has translation MEQLKKIKNALISVYYKDNLEPVLKKLDELGVTLYSTGGTQEYIESFGIDVIPVENLTSYPSILGGRVKTLHPKIFGGILSRREIQSDAAQLEEYEIPEIDLVIVDLYPFEDTVASGADEKSIIEKIDIGGISLIRAAAKNFNDVIIVSSKNEYPELLELLNIKQGFSDIEDRKKMATKAFNVSSGYDTAIFKYFNQDKETVFKQSITKFQTLRYGENPHQKGVFFGELEAVFEKYHGKELSYNNLLDVDAAVNLISEFKDQATFAILKHNNACGIASSEKLIEAWRAALAGDPVSAFGGVLICNREIDLQTAIEINELFCEVVIAPSYQEQALEMLKQKKNRIILRQKNSALPLKQFRTVLNGVLEQDRDIKTESLKMLQMVTKTAPTEKETEDLLFANILAKHTKSNTIVLVKNKQLLGSGTGQTSRVDALKQAIIKAKAFGFDLKGSVMASDAFFPFADCVEIAGNEGISAVIQPGGSIKDNESIAYCNNNGISMVLTGVRHFKH, from the coding sequence ATCGAACAATTGAAAAAAATTAAAAATGCCTTAATATCAGTATATTACAAAGACAACTTAGAGCCTGTCCTGAAAAAATTAGACGAGTTAGGTGTAACACTATACTCCACAGGTGGCACTCAAGAATACATAGAATCCTTTGGCATAGATGTTATACCGGTTGAAAACCTTACTTCATATCCAAGTATTTTAGGGGGAAGGGTGAAAACGCTACATCCAAAAATATTTGGAGGAATACTTAGCCGCAGAGAAATACAAAGTGATGCAGCACAGCTTGAAGAATATGAAATACCTGAAATAGATCTTGTTATTGTTGATCTTTACCCTTTTGAAGATACAGTTGCTTCTGGGGCTGATGAAAAAAGCATTATTGAAAAAATAGACATTGGTGGGATTTCCCTAATACGTGCTGCAGCAAAAAACTTCAATGATGTAATAATTGTTTCTTCCAAAAACGAGTATCCAGAACTTCTGGAATTGTTGAATATAAAACAGGGTTTTTCGGACATTGAAGACCGAAAAAAAATGGCCACCAAGGCATTTAATGTTTCAAGCGGTTATGATACTGCTATTTTTAAATACTTTAACCAGGATAAGGAGACTGTTTTCAAACAAAGCATTACTAAATTTCAAACATTACGATATGGAGAAAATCCGCATCAAAAAGGTGTTTTTTTTGGTGAACTCGAAGCTGTTTTTGAAAAGTACCATGGCAAGGAATTGTCCTATAACAATCTTTTGGATGTAGATGCTGCTGTAAATCTTATATCAGAATTTAAGGATCAGGCTACCTTTGCAATTTTAAAGCACAACAACGCATGTGGAATAGCATCTTCTGAAAAACTAATTGAAGCATGGAGAGCTGCCCTTGCTGGGGATCCTGTTTCAGCCTTTGGAGGAGTATTAATTTGCAATAGAGAAATAGATTTACAAACAGCAATAGAAATAAATGAATTGTTTTGTGAAGTAGTTATTGCTCCTTCATACCAAGAACAGGCATTGGAAATGCTCAAACAAAAGAAAAACAGGATAATACTCAGACAGAAAAATAGTGCACTTCCATTAAAACAATTTCGCACGGTGTTAAACGGGGTGCTTGAACAAGACAGGGATATTAAAACCGAAAGCTTGAAAATGCTTCAAATGGTAACAAAAACAGCACCAACAGAAAAAGAAACAGAGGATTTGCTGTTTGCAAATATACTTGCAAAACACACCAAATCAAATACAATTGTATTGGTTAAGAACAAGCAGTTGTTGGGAAGCGGAACAGGCCAAACCTCAAGGGTGGATGCTTTAAAACAAGCTATAATCAAAGCCAAGGCATTTGGCTTTGATTTGAAAGGGTCTGTTATGGCTTCAGATGCATTTTTTCCTTTTGCAGACTGTGTTGAAATAGCAGGAAATGAAGGAATTTCAGCTGTAATTCAGCCTGGAGGTTCAATAAAAGACAATGAATCCATAGCATATTGCAATAACAATGGCATTTCTATGGTTTTGACAGGAGTAAGACATTTTAAACATTAA